TCTGACTCATAGCAGAGGACGACTGACGCCAAATATCAGCCCGAGTACCATTCaagggaagcaagagaacATACGAGACAATATGGGCGACAGGAATGGCGAGTCATCCAAGCGGGCGTTGATTAGTAACTCGGCTAGTAGTAGTAGCATCACgaatgggaaagggaacGATAAAGGGGATATCAATGGTAACGGTGAGCGTTGACCGACTTTCGCTACCTTAGTCAATTGGGCGATGACTGACCTTGGCATCTCAGGGGAAATCTCTCCTGCCATCGACTTTACAGCGGGTATCATTGCTGGTAAGTAGCAAAGTTGATCGGGACAGCAGAGTATGGTCCAATTGTTTGCTTACTCATCCCGCTAGGCGCTACAGGATTGATAGTTGGTCAGCCGTTTGATGTGGTCAAGGTGCGATATCAAACACCACAATACATAGGCCGATATGGATCAACTTTCAGTGCCTTAGGTGCGTAATTTCTACCTCGTCTGCCTTTATATACTTTGTGGGATTAATGCAAGTGTATAAGGTGCTATTGttaaagaagaaaagatcgGGGGTCTTTTCAAAGGCGTAACGTCGCCGATGGTGAGCCACCCAAACCAACTTGTCTTTATACAACTAATCGACTCTTTTGCGTCTAGGCTGGTATAGCTTTTGTAAGTTTCTGTTTGTCATCCTTGAGCGCTCCAACCATTGACGAAAGTTTAACATATAGATTAATGGGGTAGTTTTTACGTCATACTCTTTTTTTATGAAGCTTCAACTGCCAGAAGGTTCAGCAGAAGAGCCTACATTGGGGCAAATATTCCTTGCCGGGACGGGAAGTGGAGTTGTGGCCTCGTGAGTCGATGCAGTGATCTCTGCTGGTTTCCCTAGCTAAGTATTGATCGTGTAGGATTTTAACATGTCCTACCGAACTCATCAAGGTATGTTTTTGACCCTATATGAACGGACAATATTTATCTATAGTAGATCCGGCAACAATCAGCCCCACCTCATCTTACCCTGACTACCTTTGGCGTTTTCAAATCTATCGTTCGAGCAGACGGACTAAAAGGCATCTTCCGAGGCTTCTCAGCAACAGCCTTAAGAGATGTCGCGTATGGCCCCTATTTTTGCACGTAAGTGACTCGCCGATACATCCGCCTTACATCGGGGCAACGCTCAACTATCATTGTGAATCATCGATCACAGGTATGAGGCAACTTTACGCTTCTTAAAGTGGATGAAAAAgccgcctcttcctccttcccaccACAACCCCGGCCATGAACGTCATACACTCATTGATGAGGCTGAATTGGAACGTCACAGTGGACTGAGATGGCCAGAGTTGATGCTGGCTGGTGGAATTGCTGGAGTGCTTGCTTGGATTGTAACTCACagtctttcatctttctgCAGGATTTGCTAATGAAGATAACAGGTGACATTCCCAATTGACGTTTTTAAGACCCGCATGCAAAGTACGGCATGGCCCGATTCGACATCAAATTCTACTGCAAAGCCGAAACTGCAGTCCTTCAGACAGGTTGCTGCGGATGCTctgagaaaggaaggttGGAGAGTAATGTTCGCTGGTTTAGGCCCCACGTTAATAAGGTTAGTCGCAACATATAACTTTGTCCGTCAAAGAAATTGCCCTAATAAATGCAATCTCATCCATGTGTTCGTTACAGAGCTGTGCCCGTGAGTCATATCTGTGTTTGAGTGGGCGCGGTAATGGAACGATTTACTAACTGTGCTCTAAGACCAATATGGTTATATTTCTAACTTTTGAAGGGTGCATCGCGGCCCTGTCATGATCAGAATCATGATCAAGCGTTTCACCCGAAATGAGAGATTTGACCTCTACGGGGACTTctgctgaagaggaaagaacTTTGTGCTGGGATGCAGATCATCCGTTACGTGCTAATGTTAGATGTTACAATACTAGAGAATAGCCACAGTATATCTCTTCATAGTCGCACCCTACATTTCGTGGATTTTGGCGGATACCAGCACAACGGAAAGTTGCATAATCACACAGTTTGCGATCATGAAATGGTGGAGCATGCATCATCCCTCTTTCACATATCTTGCACGACCGACTGAGCTGTGCTAGAGTTGGACTTGGCAAGTGTGAACAATACATGTTCACATTCTTGATGATGTACAGCTATGCAAGATCGATCGGagtaattttttttccttttttcttttaatTGGAGATTACTCGTCGACCTTGCAAGATCTGGTAACACATCATTCAATCATGCGGGATTTTATCAGATCGCGGCCCTAATATACCCGCACAGGTTACATGATAATGCACATTTGCTGATATACAATG
This DNA window, taken from Cryptococcus deuterogattii R265 chromosome 3, complete sequence, encodes the following:
- a CDS encoding carnitine/acyl carnitine carrier, producing MGDRNGESSKRALISNSASSSSITNGKGNDKGDINGNGEISPAIDFTAGIIAGATGLIVGQPFDVVKVRYQTPQYIGRYGSTFSALGAIVKEEKIGGLFKGVTSPMAGIAFINGVVFTSYSFFMKLQLPEGSAEEPTLGQIFLAGTGSGVVASILTCPTELIKIRQQSAPPHLTLTTFGVFKSIVRADGLKGIFRGFSATALRDVAYGPYFCTYEATLRFLKWMKKPPLPPSHHNPGHERHTLIDEAELERHSGLRWPELMLAGGIAGVLAWIVTFPIDVFKTRMQSTAWPDSTSNSTAKPKLQSFRQVAADALRKEGWRVMFAGLGPTLIRAVPTNMVIFLTFEGCIAALS